In the Sulfobacillus thermosulfidooxidans DSM 9293 genome, ATCATAGTCAAAGTTGGATATGGTTTTTGGACATTGATGGGACACTACTTGATATCGCTCCGAGTCCACAATCGGTTCACGTCCCTCGGATCTTAGTGCAAGCTTTGACACGTTTGACACAAAATCCGCGGCACCGTGTGGCACTCGTAAGTGGACGGTCCTTGCAGGATATCGACCAATTGTTTCCCATCAATGGGTTAAGTAAAAGTGGAAACCACGGGGCCGAGTATCAATGGGCCAATGAATCTTGGCTGCATGACTCGTCCCAGCGGTTTCTTGCTGTTCGTCCCCAGATCTTACAAAGACTTTTGCCCCTTTCTTCTCTTTTCCCGGGACTCTATATTGAAGACAAACAGTACTCAATCAGTGTGCACTATAGGCATGTCGACCATTCCCAGCATCCGCAACTAGCAGAACAATTACAACAGCGTTTAGCGTTTTCTCGTGATCTTGTGATATATCCCGCAAAACTGTGCTGGGAAGTTCGCCCACAGCCAGGACCAACAAAGAAGGATGCTGTAACCATGTTATATCGCATCCTGTCCGCTGGACTGCCCGAGCCCATTTTACCGATTATTATGGGAGATGACCGCACGGATGAAGATGCATTTGGAGCGTTGGAGCATGGGATTACCGTGCATATCGGCCAGGGTACGAGCCGCGCGCGGTTTTCGCTGCCGTCTCCTCAGCATGTGCGAGAATTATTGGCAGAGATTAGTGCTCACCCTGAACTTTTGCTTGCCACGGATCCTGGCGACGGAGGTACTCGATAATTGGTAATAAGGGTTCAACCCGATTAAAAGACGGCACCAAGTAAACTCCCTGAATGAGCGGCATGAGCTGCTCCATCAATTTTAAGGCCAAGTCAATACCTAACGCTGTTCCGTCTTGAATATTCTCAAACTGTTCAAGAATATTTTGCCCAATGATGATTCCTGGGACTTCATTATGCAAATACACAGCTTGACGGTAGGACACCAAGGGCATAACCCCCAATAGCAAAGGTACTGGTAAGCCTCCCATTTTGTCCAAAAACCTTTCGAGTTGCTCGGGTTGATAAATAGGTTGTGACATCACGAAATGGGCACCCGCATCCAGCTTTTCCCGGAATCGTTGTAATTCATGATTCAGGTCATCGGCATTAGGATTCACCCCAACACCAATATCAAAGGCCGTGTGGCCCCCAATTTTTTGCCCAAGAGCATCCTGTCCTGCATTAAATGCATTCAGCACCTTGACTAATCCAATGGAATTAATGTCATAGACGGCTGTTGCATGTGCATAATCGCCTAATCCCGGTGGATCGCCCGTTAACGCGAGGACATTGCGAATACCTAATGCGTGAGCTCCTAATAAATCACTTTGTAAGCCCATCAAATTTCTATCCCGGGTGGTAAAATGCAATATGGTTTGCACGGGGAGATGTTCGGAGATCAAACGGGCTGTCGCTAAAGCGCTTAACCTCACACGAGCCATAGGACTGTCCCCGATATTAATACAATCGGCACCATGCTCCGCAACCACCCGCGCTGAATCCAACAGCCGATGAGGATTTACCCCGCGCGGCGGATCTAGTTCGACGCTAATGATAAATCGCTTATAAAAAAACTGAGAAATTCCCTGGTCGTGAGTTTCACTATGACTGACGTCTAACGACGCACTGGCATCCGTGATATCTCTCACCGACGGAAGGACCTGAGGTTCTGGAGCATGACTTAAGGTCAGTTGAAGGGCACGAATATGCTCAGCAGTGGTCCCACAGCAGCCCCCAATGACGTGACATCCCGCTTCACGTAAAGCGGAGGCAATCGTGGCCACATAGCGCGGCGTAGCAGGATAATGAACATGTCCCGCCACAAGACCAGGCTGCCCGGCATTAGGATAGGCCGCCAAAGGAATTCCAAGTTCTTTGGCTTTCGGCGCCATCCGAATAATGGCATCCAATAATGGAGCTGGTCCGCTACCGCAATTTGCCCCCACTAACGCAGGCAGTCCACCGGGTAAAGACGCCATGGCTTCAATGGCTTCTTCGGGACTGAGCCCATAGCGCGTAGTTCCTTGGGGAGAAAAGGCAAAAGAAACGGCAATCGGCAAATTTGTCTCCGAACGTATGGCCTCAACGGCTGCACGAACGGTTGGCAAATCGGACATGGTTTCTACGATGAATCCATCAACACCACCCGCTAGCAAGCCAGCGACCACTGGGCGATAGTATTCAAGAGCCTGTTCATAAGGTACGGATGGCATCACCTGCGAATCAACGGGTTGGGCCAAAGGACCGACGACGCCAAGAATCCACGCTTCTCCACCAAAAATATCGCGAGCATGGCGGGCAATTTGAGCCGCTCGGCGATTTAACTCCACCACATCGGCGTCAATTCCCAGCGCGGCAAGTTTATGCCCATTAGCGGAAAACGTATGCGTTTCAATCAGCCGTGCTCCCGCTTCTAGGTATTTGAGGTGTAAATTCATCAACACGTCGGGTTGGCGTAAGGGAACTAAGGGTAGAGCGATTGACTCTACCCCTTCATCCATTAATGCCGTCCCGACGGCGCCATCACCCAAGATCCAACCCTCGTCTTGCAGCACTTGGCTTAAGGTCTTCACTGCAACCCGTCCTCTTCACGGACCTCTTGTACGGCTTGCGCCATGACCCGCAATTTCTGCTCAGCTTCTTCCCAAGTCCGAGTTTTTAACCCACAATCCGGATCAATTAACAAATTATCCAGGGGAACAATTTCTAATGCCCTCCGAATTCCCGCTTTGACTTCGTCAACAGACTCAATCCGGTGGGTATGCACGTCGACAACGCCTAAGGCTAGCTCCTTAGATTTTGGCCAGCGATAACGTCCTAATAAGTCAAGCAGTGCAAAATGTTGGTTAGCCGCTTCCAAATCCAGCTGATCAACAGGCAAATCAAAGAGGCCAGGTAAAATGGTCTCGAAATCCCCATAACAAATGTGACTAATCGTTTTAGCATTAAGACCCTTGGTCACAATGGCCATTGCTTCGATCGCCAAGTCTAATTCCTCAGGACGTGTGGAAATAGCGGGCTCATCAATTTGAATGTATTGAGCACCCGCCTTCTCCAATGCCACCGCTTCTTCGTGCACGAGATGTGCCAAGTCTAGAACCAATGACCGGCGATCGGGATAATACGCGTTAAATGACCAGTCACAAATGGTATAAGGACCTGTCAGCATTCCCTTGACTGGCTTATTCGTCATTTGCGAAGCTTTCTGCCACGACTTCACCGTGAGTCCTACAGCATCGCCTAAGGCTACGACATTTTCGACGATCGGCTTGCGATAGTACCGATTTCCGTATGAACGGACTGGTAACGACTCCGAAAATCCTTGCCAGTTCTCTGCGAAATATGCGACCATATCGCCTCGTTCCATCTCGCCGTGCACAAAAATATCAATGCCTAATTCTTCCTGCAAGGCAATGACTTGACGTGTGGCTTCCTCTTCAGCCTGCTGTAACTGTTCCAACGAAATTTGGCCCCGTCGAAATTGAGAACGTGCCGTAATCAACTTGCCAGGTTTCGGAAAACTTCCCACACTGGTGGTTAATAAATGTTTTGCCATCAAGGTCCGTCCTTTCTTTCCCTTAACCGTTAATCAATGTCTTGATATCCTTAAGTAAACGGACCTTTTGCTCGGCCCGGTCGGGAGGCAAAAATTCCAGTCCACAATTCGGATGAATCCAAACTTTGTTAGGGCCTTGCTTGAGAATAATCGGCTCAAGATGTTGCAAGACCTCACTAGGTTCTTCCAACCGCACATTACGGGCATCCAAAAGGCCGACGCCCACGTCCATGGGTAGCGCCGTTTGCGATAAAACATCGAGAATGGCGGGCTCGCTGACCGCATCAACATAAATGCGCGAAAACGGCAACGATGATAACCGTTCAATCCATGGTGTAGACTTTCCCCAATAAAGGGCAATGGATTGGTCTAGTCCAATGCTCGGATCAAGTAGAGCCCGGTAAGCTTCTTCGACTAGACTTTGAGAAAGCGTGGCGTTACGGGCCAAGGCGGGTTCATCCCATTGCACTTCTACAATGCCGGTATCCTCTAAATGCTTGACGGTCAACCGCATCACATCGATCAAATCGGCTAATAAAGCGTCTTGATTACCATAACTTTTGTCTTCCGCCAGTTCCAGAAATGTAAACAGACCCGGTAAAGCCACTTTCACCGGAACTTGAGATCGTTGTGAAGCTTCTCGGGACCATGCCGCTAACGTTCCTCCTTGATATTGCAGGCGGCCAGTAATCAAGGGATGACGCACATAGAAATTGTTATCAAACAAACGAATTAATCCGGCACTCTGCACGTTATCTAAGTCTCGCACAACGGGGTCAAATAAGTCGTACCAGCGAATTTGTCCATCGGTTGTCCGGTCCAATTGCGCTTCAAAAGCCAGATCAACCACGCGGCCAATCACTTGGCTGTAGGTGTCAAATAGTTGGCTTGGGGTCAATAGCCCTTTTTCGAATCGCTGAATGGCTGAACGTACGTTGGGCCCGGATCCGGCAGGAATTTTCGGATATGAGCCCATGACAGTCGTCTTCATTTTTCCAGTATCTCTCCTATCGTGCATGATTTGATACCGTGGATTTCGGTTATCATGCTTGTCTCATCTTCTTAGGATCCGGCATGGTGCATTTGTGCGCATGACCATAAAAAAAGCGCCTATCACGAGAAGAGGCGCAATGCTCTTCTCATCTTAAAGAATACAAAGTATTCTTCCGGAATTGGCACCCACCCTAAAGGGGTTGCCGGGCTTCATCGGGCCAGTCCCTCCGCCACTCTGGATAAGAAGTGTTCCTATAGAATTGATTAGCAAAATACCATGGCCTGTCCGTATGGTCAAGAGGACAAATGAAAAAATCTCTAATTGCCAATTATTGCCATCCATGATAGGCTTCTACCTAGGAGGTGGTACGATGTCTTCTCCCGGGTCATCGGTTTCCAAAGATCGGCAACATGGCGGCCTTGTCACGAAATCCAAAGGATCGCGAAGTCGTCTCATCCTGCGTCGCTTATTCCTGCTCGTCTTAATTCTTGGTGCCTTGACATTATGGCAGTTAAGTTTCGTCATCAAAGAGCTGGGTAATCTTCAACATGAATTAGAAACCTGGAAAACAACTCGGGCACTTTTGGGAGCGTTTCTCACCTACATGATCTCCCAAATTTCCCATTCGGTTCACAGTCTCTGGATCGACGTTTTTCATTAAGTCAACGAGTTCACGTCACATGACGATTCATATCAACCGCCACCCAGCCACGTCGATCCCTTTGTCACCTACTGGCCCAAACAATAACAGAGGGCTGCACGGTTAAGGCTGCAGCCCCACTGATTTCGTTGACACATTTCGGTGACACAATGTTTAACGACGACCTAACCGGAGCAGGAACAGGAACAAATTGATGATGTCCACCAATAGCGAAACCGCTAAGACAATCGCTGTCCCATTAGTGGGTAATGCGCGACCCCGGTACCGCATAATCGAGAAATCAAGCAATAGATACCCCGTAAAAATAATGACGCCAATCAAATTATATGCTCGCGACGCGACAACACCAAACATGCTGGGCAAGAAAAATGATAGCAAACTGGTAATGATGAGCATCAATAATCCGAGAAACAATATCGGTGCCAATTTCGAAAAGTCCCAAGGAATCCATGACACCACGGCGGCGGATAATAACATGGCCACCAAAATGGCTCCTAATGTCGTAATAAAAAGATGATTTTGGTACAAGATGGCATACCAAAGAATAGGCGCAATAGCTATTCCTAAACCTGCAGCCACAACAATGCCCCAAAACAACGCGGCCCCGGCATTAGTTTGATTACGGGACACAAAAATGGTTCCTACCATCGCGGCAATGAATCCAATCCAAATTCCTGCTGAACCCAAGCTCACTCCAAATAAACTAGCCAACATGAGAACAACCAATAATAAAGCCAAATATCCCAATGTACGAGCCATTAAAGACCCTTTAATACCATCAGCAACCGAATAGGTATAAGGTGTCCGGTTATACATACATCACTCACCTCCTGTACAATTTTGTGATACATCAAAAGTCAAGAAATGTCAAATAGTTAAAATGTGCTCTTCCGCACGAAGCGCTTGCAGACAACGTCATCTTCCGGGAAAATAGACCTGATGGTGAAAACGATACGTTGTTGCGTGTTATGGCTATTATTGCCACGAGTATCATGTTTTAAACGATAACGTCGCGTTTGAGAAAGAAGGCGTGATTGATGGCTGATAGTAGTGATGGAATGTCCTTTGAAATTTTAGCCGCGGGCATTCGGGATATTCGTCATGATATCCCCCGTCTCTTATCCGTACTGGCAAACAAATTTGAACAAGCGTTGCCCGAACGCGTACACGTCACACGTCATTCGGGATTGTTCACCCGAGATAATTCCATTACGTCCATTATTCTCGAATTCGATAATGTCCATTACATGCTAAAGCATAAAGCCGGACGTCTGGAGCCGCTACGGCAAAAAGTCGTGCACGATGTCGTGTTAAAGACAGAAACACTAAATTTTGATGAATGGATTGCCGAGGTTTTGCAACAGCTCATTCAGGAAAGTCATCATAATGAAAATATACGCAACATGCTTGATCGCTTTCTCACTTCTTGACAGAGTTTATTTGGACAGCATGGAAAGGACGATAGTAACGTGCCGGCACACGAATCTCGCAATTGGCATCTAGAAAGCCTAGCCGCTCACTCTGGAGTCGGACAGGACCGTCTCTATGGCGCCGTCAGCACCCCTATTTATCAAACTGTGACGTACCAACACCCGGGAACCGAATTAGGGCCATATGACTATAGCCGGACAGAAAATCCCACCCGGCATGCGGCCCAAGAAGCGATTAACCGGTTAGATAATGGTGCAGGAGCTCTCCTTTATAGTAGTGGTATGGCCGCGCTGACGGCATTAGTGCACACCTTACAACAAGGTGATCATGTTCTTATTACCGAAGATGCCTATGGCGGCACTTACCGCATCATGGTTGACATCTTTTCCAAATTTGGCATCGCATCGAGCATGGTTAATACCCGGGATATTGATCAGGTCAAACAACATATCACCTCAAAGACGCGCCTATTCATTGTGGAAACTCCGAGTAATCCCCTTTTGCGCATTAGTCCGCTCGAGGAGCTTGCTGAACTCGCGCATGCCCACCATGCCGAGTTGGCCGTGGACAATACATTTATGACCGCTGTGCGCCAGCGTCCCTTGGAACTTGGAGCCGACTACGTGGTGTATAGTGCTACCAAGTACTTGGCAGGACATAATGATGTGTTAGCAGGTGCCATTGTGTGTAAAACCCCGGAACAATATGACAAACTCAATGAACTCACCAATGCAACGGGTAGCGTTTTAGGACCATGGGACGCTTGGCTACTCCTTCGCGGTTTAAAAACCCTTGCCATTCGAATGGATCGCCAAGAAAGCAATGCACGCCGTATTGCTGAATTTCTGTCCCATCATCAAAATATCCGTCACGTGTATTATCCAGAGCTCGCCGATCATGATATGAGGGAACGGCATTTACGACAGGCCTCGGGCTACGGAGCCATGTTGTCATTCGTTCTCACACATCCTGAAGAGTATGCAGCGGTTATGGACAGGCTTCAGGTCATATTACCGGCTGTCAGTCTGGGTGGCGTCGAATCGTTAATTACGCATCCCTATAATGAAACCCACCGAGAACTGCCCGAATCG is a window encoding:
- the otsB gene encoding trehalose-phosphatase; translated protein: MCKSLLTVPILANISQQYHSQSWIWFLDIDGTLLDIAPSPQSVHVPRILVQALTRLTQNPRHRVALVSGRSLQDIDQLFPINGLSKSGNHGAEYQWANESWLHDSSQRFLAVRPQILQRLLPLSSLFPGLYIEDKQYSISVHYRHVDHSQHPQLAEQLQQRLAFSRDLVIYPAKLCWEVRPQPGPTKKDAVTMLYRILSAGLPEPILPIIMGDDRTDEDAFGALEHGITVHIGQGTSRARFSLPSPQHVRELLAEISAHPELLLATDPGDGGTR
- a CDS encoding bifunctional homocysteine S-methyltransferase/methylenetetrahydrofolate reductase; the encoded protein is MKTLSQVLQDEGWILGDGAVGTALMDEGVESIALPLVPLRQPDVLMNLHLKYLEAGARLIETHTFSANGHKLAALGIDADVVELNRRAAQIARHARDIFGGEAWILGVVGPLAQPVDSQVMPSVPYEQALEYYRPVVAGLLAGGVDGFIVETMSDLPTVRAAVEAIRSETNLPIAVSFAFSPQGTTRYGLSPEEAIEAMASLPGGLPALVGANCGSGPAPLLDAIIRMAPKAKELGIPLAAYPNAGQPGLVAGHVHYPATPRYVATIASALREAGCHVIGGCCGTTAEHIRALQLTLSHAPEPQVLPSVRDITDASASLDVSHSETHDQGISQFFYKRFIISVELDPPRGVNPHRLLDSARVVAEHGADCINIGDSPMARVRLSALATARLISEHLPVQTILHFTTRDRNLMGLQSDLLGAHALGIRNVLALTGDPPGLGDYAHATAVYDINSIGLVKVLNAFNAGQDALGQKIGGHTAFDIGVGVNPNADDLNHELQRFREKLDAGAHFVMSQPIYQPEQLERFLDKMGGLPVPLLLGVMPLVSYRQAVYLHNEVPGIIIGQNILEQFENIQDGTALGIDLALKLMEQLMPLIQGVYLVPSFNRVEPLLPIIEYLRRQDPWQAKVQGEH
- a CDS encoding Bax inhibitor-1 family protein; translation: MYNRTPYTYSVADGIKGSLMARTLGYLALLLVVLMLASLFGVSLGSAGIWIGFIAAMVGTIFVSRNQTNAGAALFWGIVVAAGLGIAIAPILWYAILYQNHLFITTLGAILVAMLLSAAVVSWIPWDFSKLAPILFLGLLMLIITSLLSFFLPSMFGVVASRAYNLIGVIIFTGYLLLDFSIMRYRGRALPTNGTAIVLAVSLLVDIINLFLFLLRLGRR
- a CDS encoding trans-sulfuration enzyme family protein translates to MPAHESRNWHLESLAAHSGVGQDRLYGAVSTPIYQTVTYQHPGTELGPYDYSRTENPTRHAAQEAINRLDNGAGALLYSSGMAALTALVHTLQQGDHVLITEDAYGGTYRIMVDIFSKFGIASSMVNTRDIDQVKQHITSKTRLFIVETPSNPLLRISPLEELAELAHAHHAELAVDNTFMTAVRQRPLELGADYVVYSATKYLAGHNDVLAGAIVCKTPEQYDKLNELTNATGSVLGPWDAWLLLRGLKTLAIRMDRQESNARRIAEFLSHHQNIRHVYYPELADHDMRERHLRQASGYGAMLSFVLTHPEEYAAVMDRLQVILPAVSLGGVESLITHPYNETHRELPESMRRQLGIVPGLMRLSVGIEHIDDLLTDLDNALR